The DNA sequence TCACGTCTGTAGATTCTGAACAACAGTTAAAAGAGTTCATTAAATGTTCGACAGACTTAATGGCTGTAGCAAAATTCGAACTGCGAGGTTGGGAGTTTACAGAGAAAGAAaacttaactgaaaaatttgaaCCGTCACCTGTGTTGGGTCTTCTGTGGGACAGATCAGAGGACGTATTGTTTTGTGACACTCGAACAATTATTGATCCTCCAGAAATTATCACCAGAAGAGtaatattatctttttctaATCGAGTATTTGTTCCAATCGGATTTACTTGTCCAATTATGTTATATCCGAAGATTTTATTGCAAACAAGTTGGCAATCAAAATTAGGTTGggattcaaaagtttttgaggatataaaaaagaaatttctcaaaTGGTTGGAAGATCTGACTATACTGCATACAGTGAAAATTCCCCGTCACGCTATTTTGAGAAATAGTGGCTTAAGTCTTCATGTATTTTGCGACGCTAGTGGTCTGTCCTATGCAGCTGTTGTTTACATTAGATGTGAGACAGAATATCAAACAACAGTACAATTGCTACTTGCTAAATCAAGAATAGCACCTTTAAAAAGAGTATCTATTCCTAGACTTGAACTTCTAAGCTGTTGCATTGGTACTCGTCTAGCAGATTTCGTTAAGAAAAGCTTAGAAATAGAAAATGTCAAGATTCATTATTGGTCCGATTCTACAACTGCTTTACAATGGATCCAGAAAGATGATCCATGGTGTTGGAAATtccaattaaaatcattaatctaTCAGTTAATTTCATCTAGTGAGCGCGTGATAATCACGTGCTCAAGGCTAATCCGACTCCTCCCACACACACTGACACTCTGGTTCGAGAGAGAACTGTTTTAGAACTGCTATCCgaagcatgttttttttgttgtctgtGTCCGTAAATATTTTGTGTCCATATGTTTGTgattgtgaataaaatttaatattgaatgttTCACTCTCAACTGCcattatttatatgatttataGAAGTCTATGGATTAATACGAAATGTTCCCGGCCTTTTGGTGGAGGTAAGCTATCTCCTTTTTGATATCTTTTGGTAATACCCAAAACATGGAGTGTGTTTGTCAGAAATAGAGTAAAAGAAATCCGTGCTCTTTCATCAGGAAATTGGCGACACGTTCCCGGTCACTCTAATCCAGCCAATCTACCATCACGCGGCTGCTcgttaacaaaattattgagTTCAAGGTGGTGGGAAGGTCCCTCCTGGTTGAAATTACCTGAAAACACAAACAAACGCCCCTATCTGAATATATAATTGATGAACAAGTTATCaacaaggaaaaagaaaaaagaacaaccATACtcgtaagtaaaaattttcttggaacaaaccagttttttttctcatttttcaacCCAAGACAAATTTTATGATGGTTTTTCTTTGATGGACCAACATGAATATGATGGTAACCATCATGAATTTCCATCAAAAACCATCATATTTTATGATGGTACCAACAAGACTGACCATCACCTCATATTAGGAATTGGAACAAATTTATATTGGACCAACATGAACAAAACCACCATAGTATGATGGTATTTTCCGTTAGTCCAACAAATAAATCCATCAAGAACCAACATGGTTTGATGGTAGTTTTTGATAGCCCAACCTAAAAATTAATCAGGGACCAACATATGTTGTTGGTCTCAACTTATATTCCATCTTAATTCCTGATGGTACCAACAAGACTGACCATCACCTCATATTAGGAATTGGAACAAATTTATGTTGGGCCAACATAGACAAAACCAACATAGTTTGATGGTGTTTTTCAATGGTCCAACAAAAAATCCATTAAGAACCAACATAGTTTGATGGTATTTTTTGATGgtccaacaaaaaaatttatcaggaACCAACatattttgatggaattttTCAATGGTTCAACAAANNNNNNNNNNNNNNNNNNNNNNNNNNNNNNNNNNNNNNNNNNNNNNNNNNNNNNNNNNNNNNNNNNNNNNNNNNNNNNNNNNNNNNNNNNNNNNNNNNNNNNNNNNNNNNNNNNNNNNNNNNNNNNNNNNNNNNNNNNNNNNNNNNNNNNNNNNNNNNNNNNNNNNNNNNNNNNNNNNNNNNNNNNNNNNNNNNNNNNNNNNNNNNNNNNNNNNNNNNNNNNNNNNNNNNNNNNNNNNNNNNNNNNNNNNNNNNNNNNNNNNNNNNNNNNNNNNNNNNNNNNNNNNNNNNNNNNNNNNNNNNNNNNNNNNNNNNNNNNNNNNNNNNNNNNNNNNNNNNNNNNNNNNNNNNNNNNNNNNNNNNNNNNNNNNNNNNNNNNNNNNNNNNNNNNNNNNNNNNNNNNNNNNNNNNNNNNNNNNNNNNNNNNNNNNNNNNNNNNNNNNNNNNNNNNNNNNNNNNNNNNNNNNNNNNNNNNNNNNNNNNNNNNNNNNNNNNNNNNNNNNNNNNNNNNNNNNNNNNNNNNNNNNNNNNNNNNNNNNNNNNNNNNNNNNNNNNNNNNNNNNNNNNNNNNNNNNNNNNNNNNNNNNNNNNNNNNNNNNNNNNNNNNNNNNNNNNNNNNNNNNNNNNNNNNNNNNNNNNNNNNNNNNNNNNNNNNNNNNNNNNNNNNNNNNNNNNNNNNNNNNNNNNNNNNNNNNNNNNNNNNNNNNNNNNNNNNNNNNNNNNNNNNNNNNNNNNNNNNNNNNNNNNNNNNNNNNGAAAATGTCAAGATTCATTATTGGTCCGATTCTACAACTGCTTTACAATGGATCCAGAAAGATGAGCCATGGAGTGTGTTTGTCAGAAATAGAGTTAAAGAAATCCGTGCTCTTTCATCAGGAAATTGGCGACACGTTCCCGGTCACTCTAATCCAGCCGATCTACCATCACGCGGCTGCTCGGTAACAAAATTATTGAGTTCAAGGTGGTGGGAAGGTCCTTCCTGGTTGAAATTACCTGAAAACACATGGCCTCTATCTGAATATAAAATTGATGAAGACGTTATCAacaaggaaaaggaaaaaagaacaaCCATACTCGTAAGTAAAAATTTGCTTGGAACAAaccagtttttttcttatttttcaagctACACAAAAAATGTCAGAATGGTTGGATGGATTCTAAGATTCCTTGAAAATTGCAAACTGTCTGAAAAAGATAGGAAAAAGGGTG is a window from the Parasteatoda tepidariorum isolate YZ-2023 unplaced genomic scaffold, CAS_Ptep_4.0 HiC_scaffold_659, whole genome shotgun sequence genome containing:
- the LOC122271752 gene encoding uncharacterized protein, which gives rise to MKLKKSFYVDNCVTSVDSEQQLKEFIKCSTDLMAVAKFELRGWEFTEKENLTEKFEPSPVLGLLWDRSEDVLFCDTRTIIDPPEIITRRVILSFSNRVFVPIGFTCPIMLYPKILLQTSWQSKLGWDSKVFEDIKKKFLKWLEDLTILHTVKIPRHAILRNSGLSLHVFCDASGLSYAAVVYIRCETEYQTTVQLLLAKSRIAPLKRVSIPRLELLSCCIGTRLADFVKKSLEIENVKIHYWSDSTTALQWIQKDDPWCWKFQLKSLIYQLISSSERVIITCSRLIRLLPHTLTLWFERELF